The Euleptes europaea isolate rEulEur1 chromosome 2, rEulEur1.hap1, whole genome shotgun sequence genome has a segment encoding these proteins:
- the ACADM gene encoding medium-chain specific acyl-CoA dehydrogenase, mitochondrial produces MVALRVARVIRSTATCGWRARSSQATAASSRIKPAAGFSFELTEEQKEFQATARKFAREEIVPVAAHYDRTGEYPVPLIKRAWELGLINSHIPESCGGLGLGIFDACLITEELAYGCTGVQTAIEANSLGQMPVIIAGNEQQQKKYLGRMTEEPIMCAYCVTEPGAGSDVAGLKTKAEKKGDEYIINGQKMWITNGGKANWYFLLARTLLDPKAPTSKAFTGFIVEADSPGVQIGRKELNMGQRCSDTRGIVFEDVRVPKENVLISEGAGFKIAMGAFDKTRPPVAAGAVGLAQRALEEATKYAMERKTFGKVLAEHQVVSFMLAEMAMKVELARLAYQRAAWEVDAGRRNTYYASIAKGYAGDIANQVASDAVQIFGGNGYNSEYPVEKLMRDAKIYQIYEGTAQIQRLIIAREHLLKFKA; encoded by the exons AACTgactgaagaacagaaagaattTCAGGCTACAGCTCGTAAATTTGCTAGAGAGGAAATCGTCCCTGTTGCTGCTCATTATGACAGAACTGGAGAG TATCCTGTTCCCCTCATAAAAAGGGCATGGGAGCTTGGTTTAATAAATTCACATATACCAGAGAGTTGTG GTGGTCTTGGCCTTGGCATCTTTGATGCCTGCCTTATTACTGAAGAATTGGCTTATGGGTGCACAGGGGTTCAAACTGCTATTGAAGCAAATTCCTTGGGT CAAATGCCAGTCATCATTGCAGGAaatgagcagcagcagaagaaatatCTGGGGAGAATGACTGAGGAACCCATTATGTGT GCCTACTGTGTAACTGAACCTGGAGCAGGCTCTGATGTAGCAGGTTTGAAAACAAAAGCTGAAAAGAAGGGAGATGAATATATAATTAACGGGCAAAAAATGTGGATCACCAATGGTGGCAAGGCTAACTG GTATTTTTTATTAGCTCGTACCCTTCTTGATCCTAAAGCTCCTACAAGCAAGGCTTTTACTGGATTTATTGTGGAAGCAGATAGCCCAGGAGTACAAATTGGAAGAAAG GAGCTTAATATGGGTCAACGGTGCTCAGATACAAGAGGGATTGTTTTTGAGGACGTGAGAGTGCCTAAAGAGAATGTACTAATTAGTGAAGGAGCTGGCTTTAAAATTGCCATGGGAGCATTTGATAAAACTAGGCCTCCA GTAGCAGCTGGCGCTGTAGGTCTAGCACAGAGAGCTTTGGAGGAAGCTACAAAATACGCTATGGAAAGAAAAACCTTTGGGAAGGTACTCGCAGAG CACCAAGTAGTGTCCTTCATGTTGGCTGAAATGGCAATGAAAGTGGAACTTGCTCGCCTGGCTTACCAAAGGGCTGCATGGGAGGTAGATGCTGGTCGCAGAAATACTTATTATGCATCTATAGCAAAGGGATATGCTGGAGACATTGCAAATCAAGTAGCTTCTGATGCTGTCCAGATCTTCGGAGGAAATGGATACAACAGTGAATATCCAGTAGAAAAGCTAATGAGAGATGCCAAAATATATCAA ATATATGAAGGAACTGCTCAGATTCAAAGGCTGATTATAGCTCGTGAACACCTTCTCAAGTTTAAGGCCTGA